ACCGATGGATAGAAGATGAGGTGTCCCTACAGGACATGATCAGTAACCAGAAAACGTGTTCATTCGGCTACAAAAAGATTCAACAGTTCTGCAAACGGGCGGCACAAGATGGGTTTCAATATGGGTGGATTGACACTTGCTGCATCAACAAAGAGAGCAGCGCAGAGCTCTCAGAGGCCATCAACTCAATGTTCTGCTGGTACAAGCGAGCCGGGCTCTGTTACACCTACCTTGTGGATGTTCCCCCAAGCCATGATACTGGGCGATTATCGGAGAGCTTTAGAGAGAGCCAGTGGTTTAAACGGGGCTGGACACTCCAGGAGCTAATTGCGCCGTCAAATATGCTATTTTTAGCCAGCGATTGGACTAATATTGGGTGGAAAAGTGAGCTATGTCACTTGATTCACGACATCACTGGCATTGATGAAGGCATCTTGAAAGGCACATCCCAGCTCCAGGAATTTAGCATCGCGAGGAGGATGTCTTGGGCTGCAGCAAGGGAGACTACCAGGGTTGAAGACACCGCATACTGTCTCATGGGTCTCTTTGACGTTAATATGCCATTGCTGTATGGCGAAGGTGAGAAGGCGTTCATTAGACTTCAGGAGGAAATAATGAAGGATTCAGATGACCAGACACTCTTTCTCTGGGAGGCAGACAACATGTCCCCTCATATGCAACCTCGGGGGCTGCTGGCTCAGTCACCTGCAGAGTTCAAAGGGTCGGCAGATATGGTTCCATATTACTTTTCCAAAGCTGGTATCCCCTTTGCGACCACAAACAAAGGGATTAGACTCCACCTGCCTGTCATAGAGCACGCAGATAATACATGTATCATGATTTGCGAGTGCCAGACAGCTTCAATCCATGACATACGACTCGTGGGAATCAAGCTGCAGTCTATACCGGATCGCGATAGCCAGTTTCTCAGAGTCAGTCACCCTTTGATTCAGGGTATTTCGGTTGGCGCTCTACATGGTGCTGTTCTAGAGACTGTTTACGTGATCAAAGACCACGCAGGGATAATGCGCCCGTCATTACCGAGCTCTAGTTCCTCTATAAGCCTCACAAGTGGAGGAGCTGCGACAAGCAAGAGCATATCGCGTCCGAAGGTTGAGCCTAAAGACCATCACATGCAATTGATTCTTTCATTTGATGAATCCGAGAACGATTCAAATATTATCAAGATTCACCATATGCTGCATCGGCATGACAGCTCTCAGGCACATTATTACAGCCCAGGAACCTACGGTACTGATACTGCTGCCCTAAAGGAATATGTCATGGGAGGGTATAGAGTAAGAGTCCCTTGTTTGCCCTCAAAATTGATGATTCCTAAGTCTGACTTCTCTTTGCAGTTTCTCATGAAGCAATGCAAGACTGAGGATGAGATTTTCATCTTTGGCTCTGCAAGGGGAGCTTATGCAGCGCTATATTTAGCGGAAATGATTGAGCGTGTGGGTCTCCTTTCTGGGAATGAGGAAGAACTGGCTCCTATTGTGTGGGAAGTTTACCAAGATTGGAAACGAAATCAGTTTCCTAAAACGAAAAGGCAAGAACGGAAACGACAAGGGTTGTTGGAAACAATCAAAGGATTTCGGGAGACCGTCTGTCGACCTGCCGGCAGAGTCAAGTTCTTTGGTTTGTTTGATATGATAGGTTGCACTCGCAAGCGGGCCCTAACACAAGCCTTATGGCATTGTTCCATCCCAAGCACGGCCCAATATATTCGCCATGCAGTCTCCATAGATGAAGGACGGGCTGAATTATCGCCAACTCTGATCCAGTCTATGGGCGAGAACCAAGGAATGTCAGACATTCAAGAAGTATGGTTTCCAGGGTCCCATGGTGTGAGTGAGCAGTCAAACGTACTTATCATCTTTTCACTCATTGACTAGGATCTAGGACATTGTGGGGGGTCTAGCGTTAGAGCCTGGAGAGCTCTTCAGTCTTAGCCGGGTGCCCCTCATCTGGATTATTCACGAGGCGCAGAAGGCTAGTCTACGCCTTGACCAGAGTAAGCTTATTGAGTATGGATTTGCTGAGCAAGAGAGCCAATTTTGTCACTCCTTGTATCTTGCCATCGCAACTGGGCGCGTCCATAATTCCTTGCCTTCATTAGACCCATCTCGGATGTTTTTCAAGGTCAAACATATGGTTCGGCAAAATCTTCCATCCCACAGTTCTCCACCAGAGTCATCTGCATCGCAAGGGAGACGGCGAAATATTAGACCCAAAGCCGCCGTGCATACATCCGCTTTATGTCGGATGCGTTTGAACAAACAGTACAGACCATCCAACCTAGTACTGGGAAATAATGTCGGGGAATGGGTTATTTTAAGGAAGCAGGGCGATCCTGTCGAAGAATGTTACGCTCGGAAAATCTGACCGAATGGCCCCCGTTATTTGTACGGTTGGTATTAATTCAAGAGAGATTTTTCAAGCAGCTATAAGATACAACAGATTCGCCAAGTTAGCGGCATATCATGTAAGCGACTAGCTTGAGGGACACAATGCATGAACTGAGGCATTCCTAATTATGggcaaaaaagaaacccTAGTCCTTAGCACGTGATCGCACTTCCCTTCGTCTGATTTTGTGGattcttccttttcctctctatatttgatattctcgtcgagaGGCCATTATCTGAGTTATTGTAGGGTGTGGAGTTTTCAACAGTCACTAACAACAGGGCTCTCATAACATATGAAGAGGTGATGTCAAACTCTTTGAGCATCCATAACGTTGATGGTGATCTATTTGGGCCATTTGGACGATGAGATGAATCGTCAGTATGTACTAATCCCCGGCAAATTTGAACACTGGATATTAACCAGGGACGTGACGCGGAATAATGGTCAGACTGAGACCAGTGTGTCGAAGGTAAGCACATATTTGCCAGTTAGTATAGAAGATGAGCAGTCGCTAGTGTACGTAAGAACATACGTGTATTTCTCATCATTGAATCGGGTATCTAACCTTTAGTCCACATACGGTAGCCTTGTGTAGGCCATGAGATCGAGCCCCTACACCATTAGGCTTGTTCCCTCCCCTTCTGTGTGTTCCAATTGGTCGAAAACGGGGTGTTTGGAGCAGTGTTGATTGGATTCCAATGCTCCTGTCGATACATTGTATATGAAATCGGTCTATAAGTGTTGGGCGACGGTGGGGTATGGCTTTCCATCTGATCAATCACCTCATCCATATCAAGCTCATGATAGAACCCCCTTTTGAACACTGCAAAGAAACTAAGAGACTATCTAGCTGTGTATGGATGAAAGATTGTTGGAAACCACCCAAAAAGACAATTCCAGTCTCGTGACATATTTCAGAGGTAGTATATACTTTTTGTTCTATCTCTATGGTTACCCGCTGCCACTGTCGAATCATCGAGGTAGTATTGCCTTCGGGTTTCAAATTCATGAGTGTCTTAACGAGACGTAGGCGCTCTTCTGCAGGTGAGACGCCATACAGGGTGTCCAAACGGGATAGGATGCCGTGTGGGTATTGAGTATAATCTGTTTGGACCTTGATGAAGAATATCACGCGTCAGGTCCAAAATACGGGTATGTAGCAGTCGTACCGATGTGTTGTACACAGCTGATTGCAATGGGTTTCTCTAGGCACTTCTTTGGGGAGAAGCAACACATCGCGGGCATTGATATAATCTGCATCAATGAGATCTTTCTTCCATTCTGCATCATTTTCTCGGCCATGGAGGCGTTTGGTGTCTCGCCAATGGGTTTTGGCGAGCTGATGgaacttcttttcttctctatcAACTGTTGATTGGCCACCCGATTGTGCAAACAGTTTGGATAGTTGCTCAACGAGTTGATTATCTGCTCGGAGATGTTCTGTgattctcttcctctttggtGGGGTCACCAGAGTTAAAATGAAATGGTGTACCGGAATTCCCACGGAAATGCACAATTCCGCCCAAATCCCGCAGG
This region of Aspergillus chevalieri M1 DNA, chromosome 4, nearly complete sequence genomic DNA includes:
- a CDS encoding T6SS phospholipase effector Tle1-like catalytic domain-containing protein (COG:S;~EggNog:ENOG410PJGE;~InterPro:IPR018712;~PFAM:PF09994) — its product is MQLILSFDESENDSNIIKIHHMLHRHDSSQAHYYSPGTYGTDTAALKEYVMGGYRFLMKQCKTEDEIFIFGSARGAYAALYLAEMIERVGLLSGNEEELAPIVWEVYQDWKRNQFPKTKRQERKRQGLLETIKGFRETVCRPAGRVKFFGLFDMIGCTRKRALTQALWHCSIPSTAQYIRHAVSIDEGRAELSPTLIQSMGENQGMSDIQEVWFPGSHGDIVGGLALEPGELFSLSRVPLIWIIHEAQKASLRLDQSKLIEYGFAEQESQFCHSLYLAIATGRVHNSLPSLDPSRMFFKVKHMVRQNLPSHSSPPESSASQGRRRNIRPKAAVHTSALCRMRLNKQYRPSNLVLGNNVGEWVILRKQGDPVEECYARKI